From a single Prionailurus bengalensis isolate Pbe53 chromosome A1, Fcat_Pben_1.1_paternal_pri, whole genome shotgun sequence genomic region:
- the MATR3 gene encoding matrin-3 isoform X1: protein MSKSFQQSSLGRDSQGHGRDLSAAGIGLLAAATQSLSMPASLGRMNQGTARLASLMNLGMSSSLNQQGAHSALSSASTSSHNLQSIFNIGSRGPLPLSSQHRGDADQASNILASFGLSARDLDELSRYPEDKITPENLPQILLQLKRRRTEEGPTLSYGRDGRSATREPPYRVPRDDWEEKRHFRRDSFDDRGPSLNPVLDYDHGSRSQESGYYDRMDYEDDRLRDGERCRDDSFFGETSHNYHKFDSEYERMGRGPGPLQERSLFEKKRGAPPSSNIEDFHGLLPKGYPHLCSICDLPVHSNKEWSQHINGASHSRRCQLLLEIYPEWNPDNDTGHTMGDPFMLQQSTNPAPGILGPPPPSFHLGGPAVGPRGNLGAGNGNLQGPRHMQKGRVETSRVVHIMDFQRGKNLRYQLLQLVEPFGVISNHLILNKINEAFIEMATTEDAQAAVDYYTTTPALVFGKPVRVHLSQKYKRIKKPEGKPDQKFDQKQELGRVIHLSNLPHSGYSDSAVLKLAEPYGKIKNYILMRMKSQAFIEMETREDAMAMVDHCLKKALWFQGRCVKVDLSEKYKKLVLRIPNRGIDLLKKDKSRKRSYSPDGKESPSDKKSKIDGSQKTESTTEGKEQEEKSGEDGEKDTKDDQAEQEPNMLLESEDELLVDEEEAAALLESGSSVGDETDLANLGDVASDGKKEPSDKAVKKDGNASASAAAKKKLKKRRFPGSMEGFVTLDEVGDEEDSERQKLRKSGMTFKSGDKNDDGLVEIKVDKIEELDQENEAALENGIKNEENTEPGAESADNADDPNKDTSENADGQSDENKEDYTIPDEYRIGPYQPNVPVGIDYVIPKTGFYCKLCSLFYTNEEVAKNTHCSSLPHYQKLKKFLNKLAEERRQKKEA, encoded by the exons ATGTCCAAGTCATTCCAGCAGTCATCTCTCGGTAGGGACTCACAGGGTCATGGGCGTGACCTGTCTGCAGCAGGAATAGGCCTTCTTGCTGCTGCTACCCAGTCTTTAAGTATGCCAGCATCTCTTGGAAGGATGAACCAGGGTACTGCACGCCTTGCTAGTTTAATGAATCTTGGAATGAGTTCTTCATTGAATCAACAAGGAGCTCATAGTGCACTGTCTTCTGCTAGTACTTCTTCCCATAATTTGCAGTCTATATTTAACATTGGAAGTAGAGGTCCACTCCCTTTGTCTTCTCAACACCGTGGAGATGCAGACCAGGCCAGTAACATTTTGGCCAGCTTTGGTCTGTCTGCTAGAGACTTAGATGAACTGAGTCGTTATCCAGAGGACAAGATTACTCCTGAGAATTTGCCCCAAATCCTTCTACAGCTTAAAAGGAGGAGAACTGAAGAAGGCCCTACATTGAGTTATGGTAGAGATGGCAGATCTGCTACACGGGAACCACCATACAGAGTACCTAGGGATGattgggaagaaaaaaggcaCTTTAGAAGAGATAGTTTTGATGATCGTGGTCCTAGTCTCAACCCAGTGCTTGATTATGACCATGGAAGTCGTTCTCAAGAATCTGGTTATTATGACAGAATGGATTATGAAGATGACAGATTAAGAGATGGAGAAAGGTGTAGGGATGATTCTTTTTTTGGTGAGACCTCGCATAACTATCATAAATTTGACAGTGAGTATGAGAGAATGGGACGTGGTCCTGGCCCCTTACAAGAGAGATCTCTCTttgagaaaaagaggggcgcTCCTCCAAGTAGCAATATTGAAGACTTCCATGGACTCTTACCGAAGGGTTATCCCCATCTGTGCTCTATATGTGATTTGCCAGTTCATTCTAATAAG GAGTGGAGTCAACATATCAATGGAGCAAGTCACAGTCGTCGATGCCAGCTTCTTCTTGAAAT CTACCCCGAATGGAATCCTGACAATGATACAGGACACACAat GGGTGATCCATTCATGTTGCAGCAATCAACAAACCCAGCACCAGGAATTCTGGGACCTCCACCCCCCTCATTTCATCTTGGGGGACCAGCAGTTGGACCAAGAGGAAATCTGG GTGCTGGGAATGGAAACCTGCAAGGACCAAGACACATGCAAAAAGGCAGAGTG GAAACCAGCCGCGTTGTTCATATCATGGATTTTCAGCGAGGGAAAAACTTGAGATATCAACTATTACAGTTGGTAGAACCATTTGGAGTCATTTCAAATCATCtgattctaaataaaattaatgag GCATTTATTGAAATGGCAACCACAGAGGATGCTCAGGCTGCAGTGGATTATTACACAACCACACCAGCATTAGTATTTGGCAAGCCAGTGAGAGTTCACTTATCCCAGAAGTATAAAAGAATAAAG aAACCTGAAGGGAAACCAGACCAGAAATTTGATCAGAAGCAAGAACTTGGGCGTGTGATACATCTCAGCAATTTACCTCATTCTGGCTATTCGGATAGTGCAGTTCTCAAGCTTGCTGAACCTTacggaaaaattaaaaattatatactgaTGAGGATGAAAAGCCAG gcttttattGAGATGGAGACCAGAGAAGATGCAATGGCAATGGTCGACCACTGTTTGAAAAAGGCCCTTTGGTTTCAGGGGAGATGTGTTAAAGTTGACttgtcagaaaaatataaaaaattggtACTGAGG ATTCCCAACAGAGGCATTGACTTACTGAAAAAAGATAAATCTCg GAAAAGATCTTATTCTCCAGATGGCAAAGAATCTCCAAGTGATAAGAAATCCAAAATTGATGGTTCCCAGAAGACTGAAAGTACAACTGAAGGTAAAGAACAAGAGGAGAAGTCAGGTGAAGATGgtgaaaaagatacaaaggatGACCAAGCAGAGCAAGAACCTAACATGCTTCTTGAATCTGAAGATGAGCTTCTTGTCGAtgaggaagaagcagcagcacTGCTAGAAAGTGGCAGTTCAGTGGGAGATGAGACAGATCTTGCTAATTTAGGTGATGTGGCTTCTGATGGGAAAAAGGAACCTTCAGACAAAGCTGTGAAAAAAGATGGAAATGCCAGTGCTTCAGCAGCTGCaaagaaaaagcttaaaaag CGTCGTTTCCCAGGGAGTATGGAAGGTTTTGTCACTCTAGATGAGGTTGGTGATGAGGAAGATTCGGAACGTCAGAAACTTCGTAAATCGGGCATGACATTTAAATCTGGTGACAAAAATGATGATGGTTTGGTTGAAATTAAGGTGGACAAGATCGAGGAACTTGATCAAGAAAACGAAGCAGCGTtggaaaatggaattaaaaatgaggaaaatacagaACCAGGTGCGGAATCTGCTGATAATGCTGATGATCCCAACAAAGATACAAGTGAAAATGCGGATGGCCAAAGTGATGAAAACAAGGAGGACTATACAATCCCAGATGAGTATAGAATTGGACCATACCAGCCCAATGTTCCTGTTG GTATAGACTATGTGATACCTAAAACAGGGTTTTACTGTAAGCTGTGTTCACTCTTTTATACAAATGAAGAAGTTGCAAAGAATACTCATTGCAGCAGCCTTCCTCATTATCAGAAATTAAAG aaatttCTGAATAAATTGGCAGAAGAACGCAGGCAGAAGAAGGAAGCTTAA
- the MATR3 gene encoding matrin-3 isoform X2, translating into MSKSFQQSSLGRDSQGHGRDLSAAGIGLLAAATQSLSMPASLGRMNQGTARLASLMNLGMSSSLNQQGAHSALSSASTSSHNLQSIFNIGSRGPLPLSSQHRGDADQASNILASFGLSARDLDELSRYPEDKITPENLPQILLQLKRRRTEEGPTLSYGRDGRSATREPPYRVPRDDWEEKRHFRRDSFDDRGPSLNPVLDYDHGSRSQESGYYDRMDYEDDRLRDGERCRDDSFFGETSHNYHKFDSEYERMGRGPGPLQERSLFEKKRGAPPSSNIEDFHGLLPKGYPHLCSICDLPVHSNKEWSQHINGASHSRRCQLLLEIYPEWNPDNDTGHTMGDPFMLQQSTNPAPGILGPPPPSFHLGGPAVGPRGNLGAGNGNLQGPRHMQKGRVETSRVVHIMDFQRGKNLRYQLLQLVEPFGVISNHLILNKINEAFIEMATTEDAQAAVDYYTTTPALVFGKPVRVHLSQKYKRIKKPEGKPDQKFDQKQELGRVIHLSNLPHSGYSDSAVLKLAEPYGKIKNYILMRMKSQAFIEMETREDAMAMVDHCLKKALWFQGRCVKVDLSEKYKKLVLRIPNRGIDLLKKDKSRKRSYSPDGKESPSDKKSKIDGSQKTESTTEGKEQEEKSGEDGEKDTKDDQAEQEPNMLLESEDELLVDEEEAAALLESGSSVGDETDLANLGDVASDGKKEPSDKAVKKDGNASASAAAKKKLKKVDKIEELDQENEAALENGIKNEENTEPGAESADNADDPNKDTSENADGQSDENKEDYTIPDEYRIGPYQPNVPVGIDYVIPKTGFYCKLCSLFYTNEEVAKNTHCSSLPHYQKLKKFLNKLAEERRQKKEA; encoded by the exons ATGTCCAAGTCATTCCAGCAGTCATCTCTCGGTAGGGACTCACAGGGTCATGGGCGTGACCTGTCTGCAGCAGGAATAGGCCTTCTTGCTGCTGCTACCCAGTCTTTAAGTATGCCAGCATCTCTTGGAAGGATGAACCAGGGTACTGCACGCCTTGCTAGTTTAATGAATCTTGGAATGAGTTCTTCATTGAATCAACAAGGAGCTCATAGTGCACTGTCTTCTGCTAGTACTTCTTCCCATAATTTGCAGTCTATATTTAACATTGGAAGTAGAGGTCCACTCCCTTTGTCTTCTCAACACCGTGGAGATGCAGACCAGGCCAGTAACATTTTGGCCAGCTTTGGTCTGTCTGCTAGAGACTTAGATGAACTGAGTCGTTATCCAGAGGACAAGATTACTCCTGAGAATTTGCCCCAAATCCTTCTACAGCTTAAAAGGAGGAGAACTGAAGAAGGCCCTACATTGAGTTATGGTAGAGATGGCAGATCTGCTACACGGGAACCACCATACAGAGTACCTAGGGATGattgggaagaaaaaaggcaCTTTAGAAGAGATAGTTTTGATGATCGTGGTCCTAGTCTCAACCCAGTGCTTGATTATGACCATGGAAGTCGTTCTCAAGAATCTGGTTATTATGACAGAATGGATTATGAAGATGACAGATTAAGAGATGGAGAAAGGTGTAGGGATGATTCTTTTTTTGGTGAGACCTCGCATAACTATCATAAATTTGACAGTGAGTATGAGAGAATGGGACGTGGTCCTGGCCCCTTACAAGAGAGATCTCTCTttgagaaaaagaggggcgcTCCTCCAAGTAGCAATATTGAAGACTTCCATGGACTCTTACCGAAGGGTTATCCCCATCTGTGCTCTATATGTGATTTGCCAGTTCATTCTAATAAG GAGTGGAGTCAACATATCAATGGAGCAAGTCACAGTCGTCGATGCCAGCTTCTTCTTGAAAT CTACCCCGAATGGAATCCTGACAATGATACAGGACACACAat GGGTGATCCATTCATGTTGCAGCAATCAACAAACCCAGCACCAGGAATTCTGGGACCTCCACCCCCCTCATTTCATCTTGGGGGACCAGCAGTTGGACCAAGAGGAAATCTGG GTGCTGGGAATGGAAACCTGCAAGGACCAAGACACATGCAAAAAGGCAGAGTG GAAACCAGCCGCGTTGTTCATATCATGGATTTTCAGCGAGGGAAAAACTTGAGATATCAACTATTACAGTTGGTAGAACCATTTGGAGTCATTTCAAATCATCtgattctaaataaaattaatgag GCATTTATTGAAATGGCAACCACAGAGGATGCTCAGGCTGCAGTGGATTATTACACAACCACACCAGCATTAGTATTTGGCAAGCCAGTGAGAGTTCACTTATCCCAGAAGTATAAAAGAATAAAG aAACCTGAAGGGAAACCAGACCAGAAATTTGATCAGAAGCAAGAACTTGGGCGTGTGATACATCTCAGCAATTTACCTCATTCTGGCTATTCGGATAGTGCAGTTCTCAAGCTTGCTGAACCTTacggaaaaattaaaaattatatactgaTGAGGATGAAAAGCCAG gcttttattGAGATGGAGACCAGAGAAGATGCAATGGCAATGGTCGACCACTGTTTGAAAAAGGCCCTTTGGTTTCAGGGGAGATGTGTTAAAGTTGACttgtcagaaaaatataaaaaattggtACTGAGG ATTCCCAACAGAGGCATTGACTTACTGAAAAAAGATAAATCTCg GAAAAGATCTTATTCTCCAGATGGCAAAGAATCTCCAAGTGATAAGAAATCCAAAATTGATGGTTCCCAGAAGACTGAAAGTACAACTGAAGGTAAAGAACAAGAGGAGAAGTCAGGTGAAGATGgtgaaaaagatacaaaggatGACCAAGCAGAGCAAGAACCTAACATGCTTCTTGAATCTGAAGATGAGCTTCTTGTCGAtgaggaagaagcagcagcacTGCTAGAAAGTGGCAGTTCAGTGGGAGATGAGACAGATCTTGCTAATTTAGGTGATGTGGCTTCTGATGGGAAAAAGGAACCTTCAGACAAAGCTGTGAAAAAAGATGGAAATGCCAGTGCTTCAGCAGCTGCaaagaaaaagcttaaaaag GTGGACAAGATCGAGGAACTTGATCAAGAAAACGAAGCAGCGTtggaaaatggaattaaaaatgaggaaaatacagaACCAGGTGCGGAATCTGCTGATAATGCTGATGATCCCAACAAAGATACAAGTGAAAATGCGGATGGCCAAAGTGATGAAAACAAGGAGGACTATACAATCCCAGATGAGTATAGAATTGGACCATACCAGCCCAATGTTCCTGTTG GTATAGACTATGTGATACCTAAAACAGGGTTTTACTGTAAGCTGTGTTCACTCTTTTATACAAATGAAGAAGTTGCAAAGAATACTCATTGCAGCAGCCTTCCTCATTATCAGAAATTAAAG aaatttCTGAATAAATTGGCAGAAGAACGCAGGCAGAAGAAGGAAGCTTAA
- the MATR3 gene encoding matrin-3 isoform X3 produces MLGAQWRRNQPPRAAEEWSQHINGASHSRRCQLLLEIYPEWNPDNDTGHTMGDPFMLQQSTNPAPGILGPPPPSFHLGGPAVGPRGNLGAGNGNLQGPRHMQKGRVETSRVVHIMDFQRGKNLRYQLLQLVEPFGVISNHLILNKINEAFIEMATTEDAQAAVDYYTTTPALVFGKPVRVHLSQKYKRIKKPEGKPDQKFDQKQELGRVIHLSNLPHSGYSDSAVLKLAEPYGKIKNYILMRMKSQAFIEMETREDAMAMVDHCLKKALWFQGRCVKVDLSEKYKKLVLRIPNRGIDLLKKDKSRKRSYSPDGKESPSDKKSKIDGSQKTESTTEGKEQEEKSGEDGEKDTKDDQAEQEPNMLLESEDELLVDEEEAAALLESGSSVGDETDLANLGDVASDGKKEPSDKAVKKDGNASASAAAKKKLKKVDKIEELDQENEAALENGIKNEENTEPGAESADNADDPNKDTSENADGQSDENKEDYTIPDEYRIGPYQPNVPVGIDYVIPKTGFYCKLCSLFYTNEEVAKNTHCSSLPHYQKLKKFLNKLAEERRQKKEA; encoded by the exons GAGTGGAGTCAACATATCAATGGAGCAAGTCACAGTCGTCGATGCCAGCTTCTTCTTGAAAT CTACCCCGAATGGAATCCTGACAATGATACAGGACACACAat GGGTGATCCATTCATGTTGCAGCAATCAACAAACCCAGCACCAGGAATTCTGGGACCTCCACCCCCCTCATTTCATCTTGGGGGACCAGCAGTTGGACCAAGAGGAAATCTGG GTGCTGGGAATGGAAACCTGCAAGGACCAAGACACATGCAAAAAGGCAGAGTG GAAACCAGCCGCGTTGTTCATATCATGGATTTTCAGCGAGGGAAAAACTTGAGATATCAACTATTACAGTTGGTAGAACCATTTGGAGTCATTTCAAATCATCtgattctaaataaaattaatgag GCATTTATTGAAATGGCAACCACAGAGGATGCTCAGGCTGCAGTGGATTATTACACAACCACACCAGCATTAGTATTTGGCAAGCCAGTGAGAGTTCACTTATCCCAGAAGTATAAAAGAATAAAG aAACCTGAAGGGAAACCAGACCAGAAATTTGATCAGAAGCAAGAACTTGGGCGTGTGATACATCTCAGCAATTTACCTCATTCTGGCTATTCGGATAGTGCAGTTCTCAAGCTTGCTGAACCTTacggaaaaattaaaaattatatactgaTGAGGATGAAAAGCCAG gcttttattGAGATGGAGACCAGAGAAGATGCAATGGCAATGGTCGACCACTGTTTGAAAAAGGCCCTTTGGTTTCAGGGGAGATGTGTTAAAGTTGACttgtcagaaaaatataaaaaattggtACTGAGG ATTCCCAACAGAGGCATTGACTTACTGAAAAAAGATAAATCTCg GAAAAGATCTTATTCTCCAGATGGCAAAGAATCTCCAAGTGATAAGAAATCCAAAATTGATGGTTCCCAGAAGACTGAAAGTACAACTGAAGGTAAAGAACAAGAGGAGAAGTCAGGTGAAGATGgtgaaaaagatacaaaggatGACCAAGCAGAGCAAGAACCTAACATGCTTCTTGAATCTGAAGATGAGCTTCTTGTCGAtgaggaagaagcagcagcacTGCTAGAAAGTGGCAGTTCAGTGGGAGATGAGACAGATCTTGCTAATTTAGGTGATGTGGCTTCTGATGGGAAAAAGGAACCTTCAGACAAAGCTGTGAAAAAAGATGGAAATGCCAGTGCTTCAGCAGCTGCaaagaaaaagcttaaaaag GTGGACAAGATCGAGGAACTTGATCAAGAAAACGAAGCAGCGTtggaaaatggaattaaaaatgaggaaaatacagaACCAGGTGCGGAATCTGCTGATAATGCTGATGATCCCAACAAAGATACAAGTGAAAATGCGGATGGCCAAAGTGATGAAAACAAGGAGGACTATACAATCCCAGATGAGTATAGAATTGGACCATACCAGCCCAATGTTCCTGTTG GTATAGACTATGTGATACCTAAAACAGGGTTTTACTGTAAGCTGTGTTCACTCTTTTATACAAATGAAGAAGTTGCAAAGAATACTCATTGCAGCAGCCTTCCTCATTATCAGAAATTAAAG aaatttCTGAATAAATTGGCAGAAGAACGCAGGCAGAAGAAGGAAGCTTAA
- the MATR3 gene encoding matrin-3 isoform X4 encodes MGDPFMLQQSTNPAPGILGPPPPSFHLGGPAVGPRGNLGAGNGNLQGPRHMQKGRVETSRVVHIMDFQRGKNLRYQLLQLVEPFGVISNHLILNKINEAFIEMATTEDAQAAVDYYTTTPALVFGKPVRVHLSQKYKRIKKPEGKPDQKFDQKQELGRVIHLSNLPHSGYSDSAVLKLAEPYGKIKNYILMRMKSQAFIEMETREDAMAMVDHCLKKALWFQGRCVKVDLSEKYKKLVLRIPNRGIDLLKKDKSRKRSYSPDGKESPSDKKSKIDGSQKTESTTEGKEQEEKSGEDGEKDTKDDQAEQEPNMLLESEDELLVDEEEAAALLESGSSVGDETDLANLGDVASDGKKEPSDKAVKKDGNASASAAAKKKLKKVDKIEELDQENEAALENGIKNEENTEPGAESADNADDPNKDTSENADGQSDENKEDYTIPDEYRIGPYQPNVPVGIDYVIPKTGFYCKLCSLFYTNEEVAKNTHCSSLPHYQKLKKFLNKLAEERRQKKEA; translated from the exons at GGGTGATCCATTCATGTTGCAGCAATCAACAAACCCAGCACCAGGAATTCTGGGACCTCCACCCCCCTCATTTCATCTTGGGGGACCAGCAGTTGGACCAAGAGGAAATCTGG GTGCTGGGAATGGAAACCTGCAAGGACCAAGACACATGCAAAAAGGCAGAGTG GAAACCAGCCGCGTTGTTCATATCATGGATTTTCAGCGAGGGAAAAACTTGAGATATCAACTATTACAGTTGGTAGAACCATTTGGAGTCATTTCAAATCATCtgattctaaataaaattaatgag GCATTTATTGAAATGGCAACCACAGAGGATGCTCAGGCTGCAGTGGATTATTACACAACCACACCAGCATTAGTATTTGGCAAGCCAGTGAGAGTTCACTTATCCCAGAAGTATAAAAGAATAAAG aAACCTGAAGGGAAACCAGACCAGAAATTTGATCAGAAGCAAGAACTTGGGCGTGTGATACATCTCAGCAATTTACCTCATTCTGGCTATTCGGATAGTGCAGTTCTCAAGCTTGCTGAACCTTacggaaaaattaaaaattatatactgaTGAGGATGAAAAGCCAG gcttttattGAGATGGAGACCAGAGAAGATGCAATGGCAATGGTCGACCACTGTTTGAAAAAGGCCCTTTGGTTTCAGGGGAGATGTGTTAAAGTTGACttgtcagaaaaatataaaaaattggtACTGAGG ATTCCCAACAGAGGCATTGACTTACTGAAAAAAGATAAATCTCg GAAAAGATCTTATTCTCCAGATGGCAAAGAATCTCCAAGTGATAAGAAATCCAAAATTGATGGTTCCCAGAAGACTGAAAGTACAACTGAAGGTAAAGAACAAGAGGAGAAGTCAGGTGAAGATGgtgaaaaagatacaaaggatGACCAAGCAGAGCAAGAACCTAACATGCTTCTTGAATCTGAAGATGAGCTTCTTGTCGAtgaggaagaagcagcagcacTGCTAGAAAGTGGCAGTTCAGTGGGAGATGAGACAGATCTTGCTAATTTAGGTGATGTGGCTTCTGATGGGAAAAAGGAACCTTCAGACAAAGCTGTGAAAAAAGATGGAAATGCCAGTGCTTCAGCAGCTGCaaagaaaaagcttaaaaag GTGGACAAGATCGAGGAACTTGATCAAGAAAACGAAGCAGCGTtggaaaatggaattaaaaatgaggaaaatacagaACCAGGTGCGGAATCTGCTGATAATGCTGATGATCCCAACAAAGATACAAGTGAAAATGCGGATGGCCAAAGTGATGAAAACAAGGAGGACTATACAATCCCAGATGAGTATAGAATTGGACCATACCAGCCCAATGTTCCTGTTG GTATAGACTATGTGATACCTAAAACAGGGTTTTACTGTAAGCTGTGTTCACTCTTTTATACAAATGAAGAAGTTGCAAAGAATACTCATTGCAGCAGCCTTCCTCATTATCAGAAATTAAAG aaatttCTGAATAAATTGGCAGAAGAACGCAGGCAGAAGAAGGAAGCTTAA
- the LOC122479001 gene encoding protein BEX5-like yields MEKVSQESIGEKQAAVQNAEEAHPLGGGEGQEPGVNIRTGWASPAHDVRQDMPNRLVSNLDMIDGVDDDMERFMEEMREIRRKIRELHLRCSLHILIGHPPHPDHRDEFYLMP; encoded by the coding sequence ATGGAAAAGGTCTCCCAGGAAAGCATAGGAGAAAAGCAGGCTGCAGTGCAGAATGCAGAAGAAGCCCATCCTTTGGGAGGTGGTGAAGGCCAGGAGCCTGGAGTAAATATTAGAACAGGTTGGGCCTCACCTGCCCATGATGTTAGACAGGATATGCCCAATAGGCTTGTCAGTAACCTTGATATGATAGATGGAGTTGATGATGATATGGAACGGTTCATGGAGGAGATGAGAGAGATAAGGAGGAAAATTAGGGAGCTTCATTTGAGGTGCAGTTTGCACATTCTTATAGGACATCCCCCTCATCCT